AGGACGCTGGAGTAGCCTGGGGTGGGTGACGATGGCGTCGATAAGCTCTTTTTCGGGGGTATCGGGGGAGAGCCCCAGCTCTTTATAATCTTTCTCGTGGGTGCGGATGCCGTCATGGACGGGAATACCGAGGTCGTCGAAAAGTTCGCGCAGCTCATCGGCGGTAGGTGGGTTTTTGAGGTATTGGACGATCTCCGGCTCGATCTCGCGCTCACGGAGGTAGCTAAGGGTGTTCCTAGAGGTGGAACACTGTGGATTATGGAAAATGGTAACGCTCATAGCTTTTTAGCCTACTAAGGTTTCACCCATGGTTACCCAAATTCTAAGAGTGGCATTCGCCTTCGTGGGCATTATTGTGGGCGCGGGTTTCGCGTCTGGCCAGGAAGTTATGCAGTATTTCGTGGCTTTTGGTGTGGACGGAATCTGGGGTGTCATTATGTCAGCCGTCATCATGTCAGTCATGGCGTTGATTATTTTGCAGTTGGGTAGTTACTTCAACGCAGGCGAACACGGTGGGGTGTTCCGCAGGGTGAGCCATCCTGTGTTCTCTAAGATTTTGGACATCGGCGTGGTCGTCACGTTGTTTTCAACGGGCTTTGTGATGTTCGCTGGCGCTGGCTCCAATTTGAATCAGCAGTGGGGGCTGCCTCTATGGGTGGGCTCAGTGCTCATGGTGTTGCTGGTAATCGCGGCAGGCATGTTGGACGTGGATAAAGTCACGACCGTTATCGGTGCGATCACGCCGTTCATCATTATTTTCTTGACCCTGGCATCGATTTACACGCTGGTGAAGGGAACCTTGAGCCCCATTGAGCAACTCGATGCCGCAGCTGGCGCTGTGAGCACGACGCTTCCGCACTGGTCGGTGGCGGCAGTGAACTACGTCGGATTCAACATGATGGTTGCCGTATCCATGGCCGTGGTGATCGGTGGCTCGATGTTTAATCCACGCGTCGCCGGTCGAGGTGGCCTTGTCGGTGGATTGATTTTGGGCTTCTTGATCATCATCAGTGCACTGACCCTGTTTGTTTCCGTAGAAGAAGTCGGCCAAGACGATATGCCGATGCTGACCATCATCAACCAACTCCACCCTGTTTTGGGACAAATCATGGCATTGGTGATTTACGGCATGATCTTCAACACCGCGCTGGGCATGTTCTACGCGCTGGGGCGTCGCATCACTGCCAAGAACCCAGGCAGGTTCCGCCCTGTGTATGTGGTGACTGTGCTCGTTGGTTTCGTGCTCAGCTTCGTGGGCTTTAGGAACCTAGTCGGCTACGTTTACCCAATCTTGGGCTACATCGGTCTGTTGCTTATTGCCGTGATGATCGTTGCGTGGGTGCGTGGACGCGTTCGTATTTACAAGGAGACGGAGCGCCGCATGCGCATTGTTGACCTGCTTGAAATTGGCCGGGAAGGCTCCCTGACTGTTGCAGATCAGGCGAAGCTGCGGAAAGAAATTGAAGAATCCAATTTGGATGAAGAGCAGATCAAAGCTGCAACCAAGAAGAACTAGTTTAGTGCTCTGCCGGTACCAGCTCGACCTGGCTGGCATCAGCCCAAGTCAGCTCGATGCCCTTGGAACGCAGCCACTGCATGGGGTCATCGCCGTGGCGGGTAATGCCCTCGACTGCGTTGAGGGTGGCGTCGATAGCACGCTCGGCGTCGTCGGCAGTAATAAGCCCAGCTGAGGTGGCTGCAGCGAGTTCATCGATATCCATGACGGTGACCGGCTCGCCGCACACAGAAATCAAGTCAACATACAGGTCACGGGTGGTCCAGATGTTGTCTTTAACAATGATTTCAGCCACATCGATGTAATAATCCTGGCGTTCATCCACGCCTTCGCGGAAGTGGAAAATGTTGGCGCGAAGACCAAGCTCGGGGAGAAGCCAGCTTTCCAAGTATCCAAACTTGGGGTGGTTGGCGCCGCGAGCCATGTACAGGCCGAAATCAGTCACCTTGAAAGTGTCAACGTTGCGGAGGAAGCCCTTCGGGTCAGTGTTGACAGATTCGGCGGTGTTAAAGATTTCTTGCTTGACGGGATGAAGATCAGTCATTTTGTCTCTTACCTCACATCGAATACGACGGCAGTCGGAATGAAATTGCAGTTCGCGGAACCGCTATCGGTCGTCGTGGTCAGGCCACCGGACGTGTAGGCGACAATTATGCCGCGTCCTGTGTCTGCCACACCGGAAATCGTTGAAGGCCCATCCGGGTTGATCCCGGTGTTGCCCAATGTGGTGGTGCCATGGGTGAAGTTGCTGAGGTTGGCCCACTGAACAGTCATTGCGGTGTTTTGTTGTTCAGCAAGTGGACCTGTGCCAAGAGCAGTAAAGGTAAAGGAAGTTTGTCCTTCGCCCACTCCGGGGACGGGGAGAGGTGCAGGTCCTGGAACAGCGAAGGCAGAACCGACAGAGGCGGAGTTTCCACCGATGCAGTTTTCGGCACGGGTGGGCCAGAAGAACTGCGCGATACGGGGTGCATCGTTGGGAACCTGGATTTCGCCGCCGTCACCATCTCCGGAAATGAATCCCATGGCTTGAGAAACGATGTCTTTGACTTCTTGCGGTACCCACGGTTGGTTGACAGCCTGCTGGATTTGCTGACGCACCTGTTCATTGGGGCGTCCCCATTGGTCGACGGGGAGTCCGCTAGACATATTTGATGAGATGTTGAAGGCTTGCTCAACTGGGGTGACAGCCGACGCCACCGGGATTGCCGGGAATGCGAGAGCTACAGAGGCTGCGACTGCGAGCAGTCGAGTGGTGTTCTTTGTCACGTTAGTTTTACGTACCTTTCACCGGGAGGGGGTTGAAACTCAAGAAATTACAGCAACTCTAGTCACATCAGTAACTTGAGTTGACTACTTTTTCTCCTGTCACATTAATCGCAGAATGTTCACTGTCAATATAAATCCAAGTGAATTTCTGCAATCAGGGGATTTCAACGATCTTGTCTAGCCTGTCGTTTGCCGATATGAATTCGTTACACAATCTGTTTCAGAAACCGAAGTTTCGGCCCGATTCAGTGCGGCAATATCAGAGATTTCTCTCACAATGTGCGCAATAGGTGGTAATGCGAGTACAGTAAGACCGTTCTAAAACAATGGACCTCCTAGAACTTGAGAGTCCTCCATATTTTTTATCCGGCAGGAGAATGCCCCCAGTGACCCATCCAGAGTTTCGTAACGTAGCGATCGTCGCGCACGTTGACCACGGAAAGACCACACTCGTTAACGCCATGCTTGAGCAGTCTGGTGTCTTCAGTGACCACGGCGAAGTTGCAGACCGTGTGATGGATTCCGGTGACCTGGAAAAGGAAAAGGGCATCACCATCCTGGCGAAGAACACTGCCATCCGTCGTAAGGGCGCAGGCAAGGACGGCAACGACCTTGTTATCAACGTCATTGACACCCCAGGTCACGCCGACTTCGGTGGCGAGGTTGAGCGTGCACTGTCCATGGTTGACGGCGTTGTTTTGCTTGTCGACGCCTCTGAAGGCCCACTGCCACAGACCCGCTTCGTGCTGGGCAAGGCGTTGGCTGCCAAGATGCCAGTGATCATCGCGGTGAACAAGACTGACCGCCCTGACGCTCGTATTGACGAAGTTGTTGAAGAGGCACAGGATCTGCTCCTCGAGCTTGCTTCCGCACTTGACGATGAAGAGGCAGCCGCAGCAGCTGAGCAGCTTCTTGATCTCCCAGTTCTCTACACCTCCGGCCGCGAGGGCAAGGCTTCCACTGAGAACCCAGGCAACGGCAACGTTCCTGATTCCCCAGACCTGATGCCACTGTTTGAGACCCTCTACGAGGTTCTCCCAGAGCCAACCGCGAACATTGATGGCCCTCTGCAGGCTCACGTCACCAACCTTGACTCCTCCACCTTCCTTGGTCGTATCGGCCTGGTTCGTGTTCACGCAGGTACCTTGCGTAAGGGCCAGCAGGTTGCATGGATTCACTACGACGAAGAAGGCAACCAGCACACCAAGACCGCTAAGATCGCCGAGCTGCTTGCAACCGTTGGTGTGACTCGTGTTCCTGCAACCGAAGTTGTTGCCGGCGACATCGCTGCAATCTCCGGTATTGAGGACATCATGATTGGCGATACCCTCGCAGATCCTGAGAACCCTATTGCACTCCCTCGCATCACTGTTGATGAGCCTGCACTGTCCATGACCATTGGTGTCAACACCTCTCCAATGGCTGGCCGTGGCGGCGGAGACAAGCTGACCGCTCGTGTTATCAAGGCTCGCCTTGAGCAGGAACTGATCGGTAACGTGTCCCTCAAGGTTCTGCCAACCGAGCGTCCAGACGCGTGGGAAGTTCAGGGTCGTGGCGAAATGGCGCTGTCCATCCTCGTTGAGACCATGCGTCGTGAAGGCTTCGAGCTCACCGTAGGTAAGCCACAGGTTGTTACCCAGACCATCGATGGCAAATTGCACGAGCCTTATGAGATCATGGTCGTTGACGTACCTGCTGAGTACCAGGGCAATGTCACCCAGCTCATGGCAACCCGTAAGGGGCTCATGCAGACGATGTCCACCACCCCGGGTTCTGACTGGATCCGCATGGAGTTCCGCATCCCAGCTCGTGGCCTCATTGGCTTCCGTACCACTTTCATGACGGAAACCCGTGGCACCGGCATTGCCAACTCCTACTCTGACGGCCTGGATGTGTGGGCTGGCGAAATCAAGGGCCGCGCCCACGGCTCCTTGGTTGCAGACCGCTCCGGCCAGATCACTGCATACGCTCTTACCCAGCTCGCAGATCGCGGTACCTTCTTCGTCGAGCCAGGCACCGAGACCTACGAAGGTGTCGTTGTTGGTTCCAATAACCGCGAAGAGGATATGGACATCAACCCAACCAAGGAAAAGAAGCTCACCAACATGCGTGCTGCTTCCGCTGACACCACTGTCACCTTGGCTAAGGCTCACAGCCTGTCCCTCGATGAAGCTCTTGAGTTCTGTGGCTTCGACGAGTGCGTTGAGGTTACCCCTGAGGTTCTTCGCGTGCGTAAGGTCATCCTTAACGCTACCGAGCGTGGTCGTGCACGTTCCCGCGCAAAGAACTTGAACAAGTAAGTTCATAAAGTTCTAGCTCTGGCCCGCTGTGTCCTTTGGGACTGGCGGGCCAGTAGTATTTTTGGGGTGAGATTAAGTGTTCGGGTTCTAAGCGTCGTCGCAAGTGCTTCCCTTTTGGTGGCTTGCCAGGCTAATCCAGGTCCAGCACCTGTTGAGGAGCCGACGATAACCACCACGGCAACGACAACGGCGACCACCACCGCAGGAGAGGAAGCGCCAGCGCAGGATCGGGAGACCATCAGCGTTGGAGTGGATCCGTTCCGCAATGGCTTCAATCCGCATTTGTTGGCTGATGATTCAGCTCTGGTGCGTGACATCGCCTCGTTGGTGTTGCCAAGTGCGTTTGTGGGCAATCAGATGAACACGGATTTGCTGGATAATGTCGAGCAGATCGATGCAACTACCGTTCGTTACACCATCGCGCAGGAGGCGCAGTGGAGCGATGGTACGCCGATTACAGGCTCTGATTTTGAGTTCCTGCGTCGGTCCATTACATCCACCACAGGAGCTATCAACGAGACCGCATACAAAGCGATTTCTGTGATCAATACTTCCGGCGGTGGCAAGACAGTGGAAGTTGTCTTTGATCAGCCCATCGCAGACTGGCAACTGCTTTTCCGCAATCTGCTGCCCAGCCACTTGATTTCTGGCAACTCCACCTTCCAAACAGCGCTTTATGATTCCATCCCAGCAGCTGGTGGACGTTATATGGTGCGATCGATCGACCGCGGGCGTGGCATAATTACGTTGTCGCGCAATGATCGTTTCTGGGGAGACAACCCCGCCCATGTGGAGGTCTTGTCCTTCCACAGCGTCAATTCGTCATCCCGGGCAGGCGAATATTTGCGTACGGGTCAGAGTTCTTTCATGAACCTCACACCGCGCGAAACACTCGTGGACACCCTCAACCTGGTGCCGGATACAGAAGTCCGCGTTTCGGACACTGAGCGCACATTGGAGCTGGTATTTAACGCCGAAGCGCTGGCACCGCAGCAGCGCGCGTACCTGGCAACGCTTATCGACGTCCCCCTTGCTGCCCGTCTTGCCGGCGGGCGAAGCTCAAATCTGAGTGTGGCGCAGACGATGGAGTTTGGCGTCGATAAGCCCGAAATACCTGAGCTGCGCATCGCCGCTGATCCCGCCGACGACGCTGGTTTGGCAGCCGCTCGGGCGTACGTGGATATGCTGGCACGGGATGGAATCCAGGCTCAGGTTGTGACTACAGACTTGCCTTCGGCGATGGAGGGCGATTTTGAAGCGATCATCACCTGGACCCAGAACGCGACTAACTCGGTAACGCTATCGGATCGTTATGCCTGCGGGGTCAATTTGGCCAAGTGGTGTGCCGATGACACCACGGAGTACATCAATAGTGTGCTGGCCGGCGATATTGCCTTTGATCCGTCTTGGGAGCAAAGTTTCAATCAGGCTAACGCACTACGGATTCCGATCCTGCATGAGAGCAGGGTAGAAGCAAAGAACAACGGTATCGTTGGGCCTACTGATGAAAGTTGGCCTGGTGGTATCGCAAGTGCATCACAATGGAGGAAGAATGACCTTGCACAATAATGACCTTGCTGGCGCTCGGGTAGTGGCAGTTCACGCGCATCCTGATGATGAAGCCATCACCACCGGCGGTGTTCTGGCAGATCTCGCGACACGCGGCGCTGATGTCACAGTGATTACCTGCACGTTGGGTGAACAGGGAGAGGTGATTGGCGATACTTTTGCACAGCTCGTCAACGGCGATGCTGACCAATTAGGTGGCTTTAGGATCCATGAACTCTACGCATCACTCCAGATTCTGGGAGTACGCGGTATTCATTTGGGGGGTGCTGGTTGTTGGCGCGATTCCGGCATGGTGGGCGATCCTGCAAACGATCACCCTCGGGCATTTATTCATTCTGGTGGCGCAGCGGTCGAACAGCTGGTGTCCCTCCTGGAGGCTCTTCGCCCGCATCTGCTGATCACCTATGGTCCCGACGGCGGTTACGGCCACCCAGACCATATTCGCGCGCATGAAATCACCCATGAGGCAGCAACAAGGGTGTCAGAAAAAGTCGGCGTACAGCGCATCCTGTGGGCCGTGACAGACCGTGCAGAACTCGAGGAAGGATTGGCTGCGATCACAGGCATTCCAGAAGGCTGGGGGACAGGCTCACTGGCGGCTATCGATGATATAGATCTGGCCGTGGAACTTACCGACACCGTGTATGCCACAAAAGTAGAATCCATGCGCGCACACGCCACCCAGCTGTGGATAGCCGACGGTTCCACCTCCCTGACCAACCCCGTAGCTGCTTATGCTCAAACTACGCAAGCAAACCTCAAGGTGTGGGCACTGTCCAACCTCATCGCGCAACCCATCATGCGCCACGAACACTACCAACTTGGTGCCGGCATGCCACTGCCTGCTGACGCCACCGGTGTGTTGGATGGACTGGAGTTTTGATCACGCCATGACCGAATCCAAGCCCGTTCGGAACAAGAGTTTCATTCACAGAAATTTAGGCACTGGGGAAGTCGTCGGAGGTCTTTTTTGGCTCAGCCTGGGAGCGCTCATTTCCGTGCTTTTAGAGGTCATTTATCTCGGCACACGTATCCCACTTCCCGGCGGTTCCTCCCTTGCATTTCCCTATACAATCGTTGTGGCTTTCCTATTTAATATGGTTCTGACCAGGACTTCCATACTATGGACCGATCATTGGTTAGCTAAGTTCACGCCCCTGATAACTTGGATTGTCGGATTCATGGCATTGCTGGTGTGGACCGTTGTTGAAGGCGATCAATTAGTCCCCAACAATATCCGCACAGTTCTGCTACTTTTTGCTGGTTTTGCCGGTGGAATTTGGCCAGCGGTCAAGGCGAAGTAGCATAATAAAACTGACAGAGAAACACCCAATTTTTCTAGCCCTTCAAAGTACCCAGGAGTTAACGAAATCCCATGACTTACACAATCGCACAGCCCTGCGTTGACGTCTTGGATCGTGCCTGCGTTGAAGAATGCCCGGTTGACTGCATCTACGAAGGTAAGCGCATGCTATACATCCACCCGGATGAGTGCGTTGACTGCGGTGCTTGTGAGCCGGCATGCCCTGTTGAGGCAATCTTCTACGAAGACGATGTCCCAGATGAGTGGATTGATTACAACGACGCCAATGCGGCATTCTTCGATGATTTGGGCTCCCCAGGTGGTGCTGCCAAGCTTGGACCACAGGATTTCGATCACCCAATGATCGCTGCGCTGCCTCCTCAGGCATAATCAAACGCATGACATCTCGAACCCCGCTTGCTTCTGTCCTTCCTGATTTTCCCTGGGACTCCCTCGCTGACGCGAAAGCGAAGGCAGCGTCCCACCCGGACGGGATCGTGAATCTTTCTGTCGGCACTCCAGTTGACCCGGTCGCGCCCAGCATTCAGATCGCACTGTCAGAAGCAGCGGGGTTCTCTGGCTACCCACAAACCATTGGCACCAAGGGGTTGCGGGAAGCTATCAAGGCAGCGCTTTTGCGCCGCTACAACATGACTGAGCTTGTCGACGCCTCTGTTCTCCCCGTCGTGGGTACCAAAGAGGCCATCGCGTTGCTTCCCTTCGCATTGGGCATCTCCGGCACCGTGGTCATCCCAGAAGTTGCCTACCCAACCTACGAAGTCTCTGTTGTGGCAGCAGGTTGCACTGTCAAACGATCGGATTCTCTGCTCAAACTGGGCCCAGAGATCCCATCGATGATGTTTATCAACTCTCCCTCCAACCCCACCGGCAAAGTCCTCGGCATCCCACACCTGCGCAAAGTGGTGAAGTGGGCTCAGGAAAACAATGTGATCCTCGCCGCCGACGAATGCTACCTTGGCCTTGGCTGGGACGATGAGAACCCACCAATTTCCATCCTGGACCCTCGGGTCTGCGATGGCGACCACACCAACCTGATCGCCATCCACTCCCTGTCCAAGACCTCCAACCTGGCGTCCTACCGCGCAGGTTACCTCGTAGGCGATCAAACTCTCATCAGTGAGCTCACTGAAGTCCGCAAGAACTTGGGTCTCATGGTTCCGTACCCCATCCAGCAGGCCATGATCGCAGCGCTCAACGACGACGACCAAGAAGCCGGACAAAAACTCATCTACGCCAAGCGACGCGCCAAGCTCATGCGCGCCTTGCTGGAAGCAGGCTTTACTATCGACGACTCCGAAGCTGGACTCTACCTCTGGGCCACCCGTGGCGAGCCCTGCCGCGACACCGTCGATTGGTTCGCTGAACGCGGCATTCTCGTCGCTCCTGGCGATTTCTACGGCCCTCGCGGAACCGAACACGTTCGCGTCGCCATGACCGAAACTGACGAGCGGGTAGACGCCCTTTTTTCACGACTGAGCTAAACAGGACTACGCTATTACTGTTTAAAGCTTTTTATGTTAGTTAGATTTATGTTGTTGAAAGAGGCCCGTTGAGTTCCGAGCAAAAAACCTGGGGTTTCCGCTTTGTGAGAGCTTCCAGACAGTTCATCAAGTTCGGAATTGTCGGCGGATCCGGCACCCTGGTGAATCTAGTGATTGCAGCCCTGTCCAAAAAGATCGCTGGATGGTCGGCAGACATTCACGAAGGCGATGCCTTCATGAATCTCCTTGGCACGGAATTTCATATCCGCTGGTACCACGTCTTCATGACCATCGCATTCCTAGTGGCCAACACGTGGAATTACCAGCTCAACAGAATGTGGACTTTCAAGACCTCCACGATCGTTTCCTGGTGGCGCGGATTCTTCCCATTCCTGGCCACGGGTCTGGTCGCCTTCGTGGTCAGCCAGGTCACCGCGACGCTGCTCATGAACGAGACGTCACCCATCGCGTTGTCTTCCGAAATTTTCGACGACTCCACGGGATTCCGCACGAAGTTCTACTGGGCTCTGGTCATTTCCATCTTTGTTTCCATGCCGGTGAACTTCTTCGTCAACAAGTACTGGACTTTTAGAAAGCGTACGACGCGCGTCGTCGTCGAGTCCGAGCCGGTTTAAGCTTTTCCAAGACGGCGTAGCCTTCGGGTTGCGCCGTTTTATGCTACCTTTCCCCATTAGCCAACCACGAGGCGATTTAAGCGGGCAGACGTTTAGAATGAGTATTCCATTGAGCTGGGCTCTAAAAACCTCTTAGAATGGCGCACAAAGCATCACTGCTTTCGCATGTATGGGCGGTTTATTGTCGAGCTGTGCCGATCGCACGGACATTTCTCGGACCCTCTAGAATCCGTGCGATTGGCACATATTTTCGACTTATTTTGTGCCGATCGCACGGATTATCTGACATTCCAAAATGATCCGTGCGATTCGCACCGTGTATCGGCAGTGCCGCCCCCTTTGGCTCCCTTTCGGACTCAAGACGGGCTCACCACAGGTCCTGATTTAAGGCTCCGAGCGTGTCAGATGCGCACAGCCTTGATCATTCGGTTAAAAGTAACCGCTGATCTGCCACACCATAGATCAGCGGTTATTTTTGCGCAGCCTTCCAGTCGGAGACCGCCTCGACCGTCCGGAAACGGCGGAGCTATCCCGGTACCCTGGCCACGCCCTCCCTTTACAGCGAACAGGGCAGTCGCCGTGGATGTGGAGCAGGTGGTCACGAACCGAGCGCACCACCAACACCAACGAAATGACTAGTTAGCGTGAAGGTCAGCGTTTAGTTCGACGACCTTGGAGTTTGGCACTGCCACAACCTGACCGCTGACGGAGTCGCGGCGGAAGATCAAGCCGTTGGAGCCTGCGAGGGAGGAAGCCTTCACCAGTTCGCCGCCGACAAGCACCTTGGTGCCGGCTGTGACGTAGAGGCCGGCCTCGATGATGCAGTCGTCGCCAAGTGGGATTCCGCAGCCTGAGTTTGCGCCGAGGAGGCAACGCTTGCCCAGAGAAATGACGTGCTGTCCACCACCGGACAGGGTGCCCATGATGGATGCGCCACCGCCAACGTCGGTGCCGTCATCAACGGTGACACCAGCGGAAATACGGCCTTCCACCATGGAGGATCCAAGGGTACCAGCGTTGAAGTTCACGAATCCTTCGTGCATGACGGTTGTGCCTTCGGAAAGGTATGCGCCGAGGCGGACACGGTCAGCGTCACCAATGCGCACGCCTGATGGAACAACGTAGTCAACCATGCGTGGGAACTTGTCCACGCTGTACACCGTCACCTGTCCACGGCGTGCCAGGCGAGCGCGGGTGAGCTGGAATCCTTCAACGGCGCATGGTCCGAAGTTGGTCCAGACAACGTTGGTGAGCAAGCCGAAGATGCCGTCGAGGCTGACCTCGTGTGGGCGGACCAGGCGATGGGAGAGGAGGTGGAGACGCAGCCATGCGTCGTAAGCATCGGCGGGTGCGGTCTCGGTGTCAATAGAGGTGTTGACGATGGTGCGGGTTACTCCGCGGTCTGCGTCGTCACCGGTGAGTTCTGCAAGTTCTGGGACATCGGAAAACCCGGCTCCCAATTGTGGGGCCGGGTACCAAACGTCGAGGACGTCGCCGGAGGTGGTTATGGTTGCAATTCCTGTTGCGGATGCTTGAGTCATACCCTCCAGAATAATTTCTGTCGCCAGATCAGTTCAAATCGGTGGAGGTTTTTCTTCCGCCTCGAAGTGGGCTGTTCACCGTGACAAAGGACAATGCCACCAGGAAGCCGTAAACGACAGCGACGGAAAATACCTGGCCACGGGAACCTGGATCGCCGAGCATGAGCACAACCAAGCCAGCAAGCAACACCAGGGTGAGGATTCCGAGCCATGGGTGGGCCCACATCTTCACTGTGGAGATCTCGCCATGTGCTTCCAATTCTTTGCGCAATTTGAGCTGAGACAGTGCGATCATTGCCCACACAACGAGCAAGCAGCCACCGACAGCGTTGAGGAGGAAGTCAAGGAGTCCGGCTGGATTCCAGTATTGCAGTCCAACGGAGACGAAGGCGAAGAACATCGACAGCAGCACAGCATTGGTGGGCACACCCTTGGTGCTTAGCTTGCCAAAGATCCGTGGAGCGTCCTGTTGCCTGGACATGGAGAACACGAGGCGAGAAGTTGCGTAGATCTGTGCATTGAAGGCGGACAGTAGGGCTAGCACGATGATGGCTTCCATGAATCCGACGGCACCTGGGATGTTGGCCATTGCGAGGATTTGGGTGAAAGGGGACTCAGCTGCGGTGTCGGCACCATCAATGGATTCATACGGCATGAGGAATGTGATGACGAGGACGGAGCCCAAGTAGAACACTGAGATACGCCAGATGACAGCGCGCACGGCGAGGGAGATGGCTTCGCGGGGCTTGTCGGATTCTGCTGCGGCGATGGTAACGATTTCAATGCCACCGAAGGCGAATGCGACAGCTAGTAGACCTGCTGCAACACCGGAGAGGCCATTGGGCATGAAGCCGTGGTCGCCGATGAAATTGGAGGTTCCAACAAATGTGGAACCTGGGAGCAGACCGAAGATGAGGCAGATGCCGATGATGAGGAAGAGACTGATCACGGCTACTTTGATGAAGGCGAACCAGTATTCAAATTCGCCGAAGCCTCGCACTGCGGCAAGATTGACGACGGCGAAGAAGACCACGCAGACAAGCGATGGGATCCATGGGTCGACGCCAAACCATGCGCCCATGATGGCTGCAGCTCCAGTCATTTCGGCGCCCATCACCATGATGAGCATGAACCAGTACAGCCAGCCGAGTGAGAATCCAGCCCAGTGGCCAAATGCGTCTTCGCCGTAGCGGGAGAATGATCCGGACGCGGGGCGGGCTGCTGCCATTTCGCCGAGCATCTGCATTACGAGGACAACAATTGCGCCGGCGATGATGTATGCC
The window above is part of the Corynebacterium deserti GIMN1.010 genome. Proteins encoded here:
- the dapC gene encoding succinyldiaminopimelate transaminase produces the protein MTSRTPLASVLPDFPWDSLADAKAKAASHPDGIVNLSVGTPVDPVAPSIQIALSEAAGFSGYPQTIGTKGLREAIKAALLRRYNMTELVDASVLPVVGTKEAIALLPFALGISGTVVIPEVAYPTYEVSVVAAGCTVKRSDSLLKLGPEIPSMMFINSPSNPTGKVLGIPHLRKVVKWAQENNVILAADECYLGLGWDDENPPISILDPRVCDGDHTNLIAIHSLSKTSNLASYRAGYLVGDQTLISELTEVRKNLGLMVPYPIQQAMIAALNDDDQEAGQKLIYAKRRAKLMRALLEAGFTIDDSEAGLYLWATRGEPCRDTVDWFAERGILVAPGDFYGPRGTEHVRVAMTETDERVDALFSRLS
- the aroP gene encoding aromatic amino acid transport protein AroP; its protein translation is MATTKTNEGLGTGLRTRHLTMMGLGSAIGAGLFLGTGVGIRAAGPAVLLAYIIAGAIVVLVMQMLGEMAAARPASGSFSRYGEDAFGHWAGFSLGWLYWFMLIMVMGAEMTGAAAIMGAWFGVDPWIPSLVCVVFFAVVNLAAVRGFGEFEYWFAFIKVAVISLFLIIGICLIFGLLPGSTFVGTSNFIGDHGFMPNGLSGVAAGLLAVAFAFGGIEIVTIAAAESDKPREAISLAVRAVIWRISVFYLGSVLVITFLMPYESIDGADTAAESPFTQILAMANIPGAVGFMEAIIVLALLSAFNAQIYATSRLVFSMSRQQDAPRIFGKLSTKGVPTNAVLLSMFFAFVSVGLQYWNPAGLLDFLLNAVGGCLLVVWAMIALSQLKLRKELEAHGEISTVKMWAHPWLGILTLVLLAGLVVLMLGDPGSRGQVFSVAVVYGFLVALSFVTVNSPLRGGRKTSTDLN
- a CDS encoding GtrA family protein, yielding MSSEQKTWGFRFVRASRQFIKFGIVGGSGTLVNLVIAALSKKIAGWSADIHEGDAFMNLLGTEFHIRWYHVFMTIAFLVANTWNYQLNRMWTFKTSTIVSWWRGFFPFLATGLVAFVVSQVTATLLMNETSPIALSSEIFDDSTGFRTKFYWALVISIFVSMPVNFFVNKYWTFRKRTTRVVVESEPV
- the dapD gene encoding 2,3,4,5-tetrahydropyridine-2,6-dicarboxylate N-succinyltransferase; the protein is MTQASATGIATITTSGDVLDVWYPAPQLGAGFSDVPELAELTGDDADRGVTRTIVNTSIDTETAPADAYDAWLRLHLLSHRLVRPHEVSLDGIFGLLTNVVWTNFGPCAVEGFQLTRARLARRGQVTVYSVDKFPRMVDYVVPSGVRIGDADRVRLGAYLSEGTTVMHEGFVNFNAGTLGSSMVEGRISAGVTVDDGTDVGGGASIMGTLSGGGQHVISLGKRCLLGANSGCGIPLGDDCIIEAGLYVTAGTKVLVGGELVKASSLAGSNGLIFRRDSVSGQVVAVPNSKVVELNADLHAN
- the fdxA gene encoding ferredoxin, which codes for MTYTIAQPCVDVLDRACVEECPVDCIYEGKRMLYIHPDECVDCGACEPACPVEAIFYEDDVPDEWIDYNDANAAFFDDLGSPGGAAKLGPQDFDHPMIAALPPQA